Proteins from a single region of Oryza brachyantha chromosome 6, ObraRS2, whole genome shotgun sequence:
- the LOC102710130 gene encoding uncharacterized protein LOC102710130, with translation MGSLGPAVVASASAAKMACCGGGGGKMAGEMVISGGGAGAGFQMPLHYPRYRKADYEAMPEWRVDCLLREYGLPVAGDVEDKRRFAMGAFLWPDQY, from the coding sequence ATGGGATCGCTGGGCCCTGCTGTGGtggcgagcgcgagcgcggcgaAGATGgcctgctgcggcggcggcggcggcaagatgGCGGGGGAGATGGTgatcagcggcggcggggccggggCGGGGTTCCAGATGCCGCTGCACTACCCGCGGTACAGGAAGGCGGACTACGAGGCGATGCCCGAGTGGCGCGTCGACTGCCTGCTCCGCGAGTACGgcctccccgtcgccggcgacgtcgaggaCAAGCGGCGGTTCGCCATGGGCGCCTTCCTCTGGCCCGACCAGTACTGA